A genome region from Brienomyrus brachyistius isolate T26 chromosome 23, BBRACH_0.4, whole genome shotgun sequence includes the following:
- the LOC125719258 gene encoding type-4 ice-structuring protein LS-12-like, whose protein sequence is MKFSLIAVLVVFALAQGESLSLVKRDTPEIERLTKYFQDLSDMLSKTAEGLMEKVNTQQLAGQAQTYFEDGKAQLQPFADRVQEQLKPLASNIEDQLKPLADSVQAQLKPLADTVQTQLEDIWQQVMQHTKALGSK, encoded by the exons ATGAAGTTTTCTCTGATCGCTGTCCTGGTTGTGTTTGCCCTGGCTCAAG GCGAGTCTCTCTCTCTGGTAAAAAGAGACACCCCTGAGATTGAGAGACTTACCAAGTATTTCCAGGACCTGTCTGACATGCTGAGCAAAACCGCCGAGGGTCTGATGGAGAAAGTCAATACCCAGCAGTTGGCAGGCCAGGCGCA GACCTACTTTGAGGATGGGAAGGCCCAACTGCAGCCCTTTGCTGACAGGGTCCAGGAGCAGCTGAAGCCCTTGGCCAGCAACATCGAGGATCAGCTTAAGCCCCTGGCTGATTCTGTGCAGGCCCAGCTTAAGCCCCTTGCTGACACCGTGCAGACTCAACTGGAGGACATCTGGCAGCAGGTCATGCAGCACACCAAAGCCTTGGGCTCCAAGTAG